From one Trifolium pratense cultivar HEN17-A07 linkage group LG1, ARS_RC_1.1, whole genome shotgun sequence genomic stretch:
- the LOC123888338 gene encoding uncharacterized protein LOC123888338, translating to MNNRFSLVACMLLLSFLVVCQGGSLKKRFYQNSCPQADDIIKTKTLQHVSADPILPAKLLRLHFHDCFVRGCDGSVLLNSTANNTAEKDSIPNLTVLGFDVIDDIKSAVEEKCPKTVSCADILALAARDAVSAQFKKPLWEVLTGRRDGTVSKSSEALTDIPAPFFNFTQLKQNFARKGLTVHDLVVLSGAHTIGIAHCNSFSTRLYNFTGKGDQDPSLDSTYAAFLKTKCKSLSDTTTTVAMDPGSSGNFDGRYHPNLLQKKGLFQSDAALLTQDQSKGIAEELVNQNKFFTEFAQSMERMGAIEVLAGSAGEIRIKCSVRKGKVREKMQCPKFSIHFRFSLVACMLLLSFLVVCQGGSLRKRFYKHSCPQADDIIKTKILQHVSADPKLPAKLLLLHFHDCFVRGCDGSVLLNSTANNTAEKDSIPNLTASGFDIIDDIKSAVEEKCPKTVSCADILALAARDAVSAQFKKPLWEVLTGRRDGTVSKSSEALTNIPSPFFNFTQLKQNFARKGLTVHDLVVLSGAHTIGIAHCNAFSNRLYNFTGKGDQDPSLDSTYAAFLKTKCKSLSDTTTTVERGLGGSGNFNNHYYPNLLQKKGLFQSDAALLTEDQSRGIAEELVNQNKFFTEFARSMERMGAIEVLAGSAGEIRIKCSVVNS from the exons ATGAATAACAGATTTTCACTAGTAGCTTGCATGCTACTTTTAAGCTTCCTTGTGGTCTGTCAAGGAGGAAGCCTTAAGAAGAGGTTTTACCAGAATTCCTGCCCTCAAGCCGACGACATTATTAAGACCAAAACATTGCAGCATGTCTCTGCTGATCCCATCTTACCCGCTAAGTTGCTTAGATTGCATTTTCATGACTGCTTTGTCAGGG GATGTGATGGCTCAGTTTTGTTGAACTCTACTGCCAATAACACTGCAGAGAAGGATTCAATTCCTAATTTAACAGTGCTTGGCTTTGATGTCATTGATGATATAAAAAGCGCGGTCGAGGAAAAATGTCCCAAAACTGTGTCTTGTGCCGACATATTAGCATTGGCCGCTAGAGACGCTGTTTCAGCACAA TTTAAGAAACCTTTGTGGGAGGTGCTCACCGGTAGAAGAGACGGCACAGTGTCGAAAAGTAGTGAAGCCTTGACCGATATCCCAGCACCTTTCTTCAACTTCACCCAACTTAAGCAAAACTTTGCGCGTAAAGGTCTTACCGTGCATGATCTGGTTGTATTATCAG gAGCACACACAATTGGAATAGCTCACTGCAACTCCTTCAGTACCAGGCTTTATAACTTCACCGGAAAAGGCGACCAAGACCCTTCTTTGGATTCCACATATGCTGCATTCTTGAAGACTAAATGTAAGAGTCTGAGTGACACCACTACAACGGTGGCGATGGATCCTGGAAGCTCTGGCAATTTCGACGGTCGCTATCATCCTAACCTTCTTCAGAAAAAGGGTCTATTTCAATCAGATGCTGCACTTCTAACACAAGATCAGTCAAAAGGTATTGCTGAAGAATTGGTTAATCAAAACAAGTTCTTCACAGAGTTTGCACAGTCAATGGAGAGGATGGGAGCCATTGAGGTCCTCGCAGGCTCGGCTGGGGAAATTCGGATCAAGTGTTCCGTT CGGAAGGGTAAAGTGCGCGAGAA GATGCAATGTCCTAAGTTCAGCATTCATTTCAGATTTTCACTAGTAGCTTGCATGCTACTTTTAAGCTTCCTTGTGGTCTGTCAAGGAGGAAGCCTTAGGAAGAGGTTTTACAAGCATTCCTGTCCTCAAGCCGACGACATTATTAAGACCAAAATATTGCAGCATGTCTCTGCTGATCCCAAATTACCTGCTAAATTGCTTCTATTGCATTTTCACGACTGCTTTGTCAGG GGATGTGATGGCTCAGTTTTGTTGAACTCTACTGCCAATAACACTGCAGAGAAGGATTCAATTCCTAATTTAACAGCGAGTGGCTTTGATATCATTGATGATATAAAAAGCGCGGTCGAGGAAAAATGTCCCAAAACTGTGTCTTGTGCTGACATATTAGCATTGGCCGCTAGAGACGCGGTATCAGCACAA TTTAAGAAACCTTTGTGGGAAGTGCTCACTGGTAGAAGAGATGGCACAGTGTCGAAAAGTAGCGAAGCCTTGACCAATATCCCGTCGCCTTTCTTCAACTTCACCCAGCTCAAACAAAACTTTGCGCGTAAAGGTCTTACCGTGCATGATCTGGTTGTATTATCAGGAGCACACACAATTGGAATAGCTCACTGCAACGCCTTCAGTAACAGGCTTTATAACTTCACCGGAAAAGGCGATCAAGACCCGTCTTTGGACTCCACATATGCTGCATTCTTGAAGACTAAATGTAAGAGTCTGAGTGACACCACTACTACGGTGGAGAGGGGTCTTGGCGGTTCTGGAAATTTCAACAATCACTATTATCCTAACCTTCTTCAGAAAAAAGGTCTTTTTCAATCAGATGCTGCACTTCTAACAGAAGATCAGTCAAGAGGTATTGCTGAAGAATTGGTTAATCAAAACAAGTTTTTCACAGAGTTTGCACGGTCAATGGAGAGGATGGGAGCCATTGAGGTCCTCGCAGGCTCCGCTGGGGAAATTCGGATCAAGTGTTCCGTTGTCAACTCATAA